The segment GCGACCAAAGCCCGATCGCCGTGCACCGGCCGGCGATCGCCGCGTTCCTGCACCACTGTGACCTGGCCAAGTTCGCCGGCTGGTCGCTGTCGCCTGCCGAGATGGCGGCGATGCTGGCCAGCGCCGAGACGCTGGTTCGCGCCACCGCGCCCGTCACCCACCGACAGCGCGGCCGCGCCGTCGCATCTCGCAAGGAAGGACTCGCATGATCACGTTCGCTCATCCGCATCTGCTTTGGTTGCTGCTGGCGCTGCCGGCGATCGCCCTCCTGCGCTCGCGCCGCGGAAGGCGGGCGGCGGTTCGTTACGCCAGCGTGGCCACCGCCCGCCTGGTCGGTCGCACGACGCGCGCCCGCCTCGGTCAGCTCTTGCCGTATCTGCGTTTCCCGGCCGCCGCGCTGCTGATCGTCGCCCTGGCCCGACCGCAGATCGCCCACGCCAGCACCAAGATCGAAGCCAGCGGCGTCGACATGGTACTGGCGCTGGACGTCTCGGGATCGATGCAGGCGCTGGATCTGAAACTGGATGGCCAGCGCGTCGCTCGGCTGTCGGTGGTGAAGTCCGTGGTGTCCAAGTTCATCGCCGCCCGTCCCAACGATCGAATGGGCGTCATCGCCTTCGCCGGCCAGCCGTTCCTGGTCAGCCCGCTGACGTTGGATCACGATTGGCTGGAGAAGAGCCTGTCGCGGGTGTCCATCGGTAGCGGCGAGGATGGTACCGCCATCGGCTCGGCGCTGGCCGCGTCGGTCAATCGGTTGCGCCACAGCGACGCGAAATCCAAGATCGTCGTGCTGCTGACCGACGGCATGAACAACGCCGGCAGCGTGCAACCGGCCATGGCGGCCAAGGCCGCCGCCGCGCTGGGCGTCAAGGTCTACACCATCGCCGTCGGTGCGGAAGGCCGCGCGCCCATCCCGGTGGTCGACGACGCCGGCCGCAAGCGCACCGTCATGGGCGAGGTGGAGGTCGACGAGCAGACGCTGCGTGGGATCGCCGACGCCACCGGCGGCGCGTTCTTCCGGGCCACCGACACCGATTCGTTGACGGCGATCTACGCGCGCATCGACTCGCTGGAAAAGACGGTGCGCACGATGAACCGCTTCGAACATCGCGAAGAACGCTTCGCCTGGGCGGCGTTCCCGGCGATGGCTTTTTTTCTGACCGAGTTGGGCCTGGGCGCCACCGCGCTCCGGCGCGTTCCGTAAACCAGAGATGACGAAAGCAATGACGATGATGCACCTTCAATTCGCCCACCCGCAGTGGTTGTGGCTGGGCGCGCTTGGCTCCGCCGCCGTCACGCTTCTCTTGGTCCGAGCGGCGCGGCTGCGCCGGCGCGCTGCCAGCCATCTGGCCGGCGCCCGCTTTGTCACCACCGTCAGCGGGACACGCCGCCTCCTCAAGCAGACGCTGCTGGTGCTGGCCGTCGCGGCCGGCTTCGGGGCGCTGGCGCGGCCACAGGCGGGATTTCGCTGGGAGCAATCGCAGCGCGAGGGGATCGACCTGATGTTCGCCGTCGACACGTCGAAGAGCATGCTGGCCACTGATCTGAGGCCCGATCGGCTGACCCGCGCCAAGCTGGCGGTCAGCGATCTGCTGCGCGAATTTCCCGGCGAGCGAGCCGGCCTGATCGCCTTCGCCGGCGATGCCTTCGTGCAGGCGCCGATGACCATCGACCACGACATCTTCGGCGAGGCGCTGGATGCGCTGGACACCGGGATCATCGCCCGCGGCGGCACCAACATCGCCGCGCCCATTCGCGCCGCCATCCAGGCCATGGCCACCGAGCCCGATCGGCGCAAGCTGCTGGTGATTGTCAGCGACGGCGAGGATCTGCAGGGACAAGGCCTGGCGGCGGCGCAGGAAGCGGCACATGCCGGCCTGGTCATCTACACCGTCGGGGTGGGCACGCCGGCGGGCGATCTCATCCCGATCATCCGCGACGGCCAGCAGCAGGTGATGCGCGACGACGCCGGTCAGCCGGTGCGCTCGCGGCTGGACGAAGCGATGATGCGCAAGCTGGCCGAGACCACCGGCGGTGCGTACGCGGCGCTGGGCCCGTCCGGCCGGGGATTGGAGACGCTGTATCGCCAGTACCTGGCCCACCTGCCTCGCCGCACCGTCGCCGAACGCCTGCACAAGGTTTACACCGAGCGCTTTCAGTATCCGCTGGCGCTGGCCATCGCCTGCCTGCTGCTGGAGCTGGTTTTGTCCGAACGCCGACGGACGACCAGGGCGCGCGGTTCAACGTTGAAGTCGCTGGGCAGCGCGGCGGCAGCGGTGGCGGCCTTTTTCCTGATCGGCGCTGCCCAACCCGCGCAGGCGGCGACTGCCACATCGACACCGACACCGAAGGCCACCAGCAGCGTGTCGCAATACAACGACGGAACCGCGGCCTACCGCCAGAAGGACTTCCCGGCCGCAGAGCGCCAGTTTCACGGCGCCACGCGCACCACCGACCTTGGTGTGCAGGCGGACGCCTATTACGACCTCGGCAACGCGCGGTATCGCGTCGGGCAAGGGTCTTTGGCCAAGGACCGCTCGGCGACCATCGACGCCTGGAAAAACGCCGTGGCGTCTTATGACGGCGCGCTGGCCTTGCGGCCCCAGGACGCCGACGCTCGCTTCAACCGCGAGCTGGTGTCGCGGCGCCTGGCCGCTTTGGAACAGCAGCAGAAGCAAGATCAGAAGCAGAACCAGAAACAGTCGGAGCAAAAGCAGCCGCAAGGCGCGCAGAACCAGCCCGATCAGAAAAACCAGTCGGGTCAGAAAAAGGACAAAAGCGCGGGAAAACAGCCGCAACAATCGTCAGCGGGCGGTGGTTCGTCCGGGCAACAGAACAACGGACCGGGACCAGAGCCAAAACCCGCTCAGAAAACCGGTGAACAGAAAAACGCCGCCGCGAACGCTCCGCAGCCGCAAGCCGGTCAGCCGCAAGCCGGTCAGCGGCAAGCCGGTGGTCCGGGCGTCGTCTCGGGACAGGCCGGCCAGCCCGGCGAAAAAGATCGCGCCCCGGCCGCGCGACGCGAACCGGGGGCGCTCAGCGCCAGCGAAGCGGAGCAACTTCTCAATTCAGTGTCCGGCGAAATGCGGCACCTGCCCATCGCCAGCGCTCGCCGCCAACAACCAAACCACGACGATAGTCCCCTCAAGGATTGGTGAACGCCATGAACAACAAACCCGCTCTCTCTTTTTCACTCGTTGCTGCGCTGGCGGTGACCATCGTCGCCGCGCCGGCCTGGGCCCGCTCGACCACCGCCGCCACCACCAACGCCAGCGCTTCCGCCAACGGCCTTCGCGATCCTGCGCGGGCGTTCATCAAGATGGACCTGCACCTTGAAAAAGGAACGCCCGGGGTTTCCGTCGGCCAGTCCGTGCCCGTCACCATTCGAGCCTTCTTCCTGGGCGGCACCGGCGTGACCCTGAACGGAAGACCGACGGTCGCTTCCGACGCTCTGCTGCTGTCAGACCTGACGACGGACGCCAAGCAGTCATCGGTCCAGATACGCGGCTTGCCGTACACCGAGCTTACCTGGAACGGGATCCTGACCGCAGTGAAAGAAGGTACGGCCAAGACCGAGATCGAACTGCCGGTGCAGCTTTCCTATCGCGAAGCCCCGCGCGCCCGCGCCCTGCCCCGTCCTGGCGCGTCTGACCCGTCGGCGCCTGCGGGCGACGACGATGACCAGAGTGCCGCGGATCCGTTTGCGTCGCTGCTCCGTCAGTCGCCGTTCGCGTCCGATCCGTTTTTCGCCCAGATGTTCAAAGGCGGCGATCCGTTCCAGGGAATGTTCGATGATCTGGCGGGGACGATTCGCCAGCGCGACGTCACCCTGCGCGACAACGCCGGAACCCTGACCGTCGCGGCGCTGCCGCTTCATGCGCCGCCCGGATTCTCCGGCGCCGTCGGATCCTTCACCATCAGCGCAACGCTGGACAACCAGGCCCTGCGCGTCGGCGAGCCGGCGACGCTGACCTTCATCGCGCGTGGCCGGGGAAGTTTCTCTCGCTTGTCGCCGGCGGGCCTCGCCCCCAGCGACGAGCTGAACACGTACGGTGTCACCTCCACTTTCAAACCGGGAGCCACCGCGCTGACCGGAGAAAAAGTTTTCACGCAGACCATCGTGCCTCGCCAAGGGGGCGCCCTCACGGTGCCCGCGGTGGCGTTGACGTACTTCGATCCGACCGAGCGACGGTTTGTGACCCGTCACAGCGCGCCCATCGCCGTCGCGGTCAGGGGAAGCGCGGGCGACCATCCGGCGGCGATCGCCTCGACCGCGCCGCCCACCGTCGAACCGGCCGGCACGCTCAAAACGCCGTCATTGGTCGTGACCGCCGCTGTTCCCGACGGCGCGCCCTCCAGCTTGACGCCCGTGATTCAAACCCGTTGGTTCTGGAAGCTCGCCGCAGCGATGGCGATCGCCGCGGCGGCGCTGTCCGTCGCCGGCTTTGCGCACGGCAAGGGCGCGTTCAAAACCGCCGGCGCCAACCGGCGGGTCCGACGCCAGGTGGCGGCGCAAGGTCGCAGGATGAAGGCGGCCGTCGATCGCGGTGATGCCGTCGCCTTGTTCACCGCGGCGCGCACGGCCTGGCAAACCCGCCTGGGCGCCGCGTGGGGTGTGCCTTCGCAGGCGATCGCCGCCGCTGACGTGGCGACCCGCCTGGGCGGGCGCGGCGATCGCATTTGCGAGGTCTTCGAACGCGCCGATCGGCTGACCTACGCCGGCGGGCAGTCCGCCGGCCCGGACGATCTCGAACACTGGCAAAGCCAGATCAGCGACGAACTGGGAGCATGGGAGGCGACGTCATGATCAAGCATTTGCGGCGATCGGCAGCGGGCGCGGCGGCGGTTTTCCTGATCGCGGCGGCGGCGATCGAGCTTTGCGGCAGCCGATCTGGGTTCGCGGCCGACGCCAAGACCTCCGTCCCCGCGCCGGTGGCCGTCATCGATTCACCGCGAACGCTGGTGTCCAAGGCCGAGGCCGCCCTGGCCGCGGGCCACCCGGGAGCCGCCATCCTCGCCTACGAAAGAGCCCGCCTGGAAGCGCCACGCGCGCCCGCCATCGCAGCGGGGCTGGCGCGCGCCCGGGCCGCCGCGAACCTTCCGGTGGTTGAACAAAACCGCCTGCTGCGCGCGGCGGGTCTGTTGCGCGCCGACACCTGGGCTTTCATCGGCCTTGGCGGCCTGGTGGCCCTGGCGCTCGGTTTGGTGGCGCTGGCCTGGGGTCTGGTCCCGCGCCGCGGCTTTTTTGTGCTGGCGATCGGATCAGCGCTGATCGCCGGTCTCGGCTTCGTGGCTGCCCGGCAAACAGCGCCGCCACCTGGTCGCGCGGTGGTCGTCGCCGCCAACGCCGTCGCGCGCATCGCCCCGTTTGCCCAGGCAGACCCAGCCTTTGCCCCTGCGGAAGGCAGCGAAGTGTCAATCGAGCGCGCCCATGATGGTTACACCCTGATCACCACTTCCGAAGGCGAAGGCTGGGTGCCCAACAATGCAGTCGAGACCATCGTACCCACCGGGGCGCATCACCCTTGAACCGTCGGGGCAGCCCTGCTGTGATGCGGGGATGCGCCTCCTGCTCGTCGAGGACGACCAGAAAATTGGCGCCTTCATTGAAAAGGGCCTTCAACAAGAGGGGCACGCGGTGGACTGGGCTCGCACCGGCCCCGACGGTGTGGCTGCCCTGGTTGACGGCACCGCCTACGAAGCAGCGATCGTCGACGTGATGCTCCCGGTGCTCAGCGGTCTCGACCTGATCCGGACCGTTCGACGGAAGCGAATCGCCACGCCGATCATCATTCTGTCCGCGCGCGACGCCGTCGCCGATCGGGTGGCCGGCCTGGACGCGGGCGCCGACGACTATCTGACCAAGCCGTTCTCCTTTGCCGAGCTGGTGGCGCGCCTCAACGCCCTGATTAGGCGGGCCACCAACGTCAGAGTCGGCGAGACCCGCCTGTCTTACGGAGGCGTCTCGCTGGATCTGCTCAGCCGGCAGGTCACCCGTGATGGCGCCGTGGTGACCCTGCAGGCCAAGGAACTGGCCCTGCTGGAATACTTTCTGCGCAACCCCGAGCGCGTGCTGAGCAAGACGATGATCTTGCAGCAGCTGTGGGATTACTCGTTCGATCCGCAGACCAACGTCGTCGACGTTCTGGTCTGCCGCCTGCGCAACAAGATCGATCGCGGCTTTCAAAAGACGCTGATTCAGACTTTGCGGGGAGTCGGCTATGTCCTCCGCGAGAAATGAACCGCCGAATGCGCCGCCGGCCAGCAGCGCCGCGCCATCGCCCTTTCGGACGCTGACATTTCGCCTGAGCCTGTGGTACGCGGCCACTTTGTTGGTCGCCCTGGCGTTGCTGGGCGGATTGGCCCTGTACGCCGTCCACCGCGCCGTCGTGCGCGACGAGGACGTCGTCGTGCACCAGCGGCTAGAACGTCACACCGCCGTCTTGGATCGGATGGGACTTTCCGGCTTCGAGCAAGCGATCAACGCCGCCACCGCGCTGGAGGGCGAGCCAGGCGCGGTTCGGGTGCAGGACAGCGCCGGGCGCACGCTGTTCAACCACGGCGACGTCGAAAGCTCGGCCATGGTGGTGTCGACGTCGGTCAGCCAAGATCTTCGCCTGGAGGTCGCCTCGCCCGCCGATCCCTGGGCGCGCATCGGCGGCCCGGTGAAGGCGGCCGTGCTGGCGCTGCTGATCGGCTGTCTTCTCTTCGGCGTCGTGGGAAGCGTGATCTTGACCCGCCGGGCGCTGCGACCGGTGGCCGCCCTGACGGCGACCGCCCAGGCGGTGGTTCAATCCGGCGATTTGTCGTCGCGCGTGGACGTCAGCCGCGGCAGCGGCGGTGAGCTGGACCAGCTGGCGCTGCTGGTGAACCGCATGCTGGAGCGCAATCAGACCCTGGTACGCACCATGCGCGAGGCGCTGGACAACGTCGCCCACGATCTGCGCACGCCGCTGACCCGCCTGCGCGGTATCGCCGAGGTGGCGCTGCGCGCTGACAAACCCGAGCAGGCGCCCGAGGCGCTGGCCGATTGTATCGAGGAATCAGATCGGGCGCTGGTCATGCTGCGCACACTGATGGACATCTCGGAGGCAGAGGCCGGGATCATGAAACTGGATCGAACGCAGGTCGATCTTCATCTGATCGCCGCCGCGACCATTGAACTTTACGAGCAGGTCGCGGACGAGGCCGGTGTATCGGTGGTGCTGTTGCCAGGCGATCCAGTGGTGACGTTCGCCGACGATAACCGGTTGCGACAGGCGGCGGCCAACCTGGTCGACAACGCCATCAAATACACGCCGCGCGGCGGGCAGGTTCAACTGGACACCGAGAGCGATCCGAACGCTCACGAGGTGCGGCTGCGCGTCCGCGACAATGGCCGCGGCATTCCGGCTGAGGCCATCTCTCGGATTTGGGATCGCCTTTACCGCGTGGATCCCAGCCGCACCGAGCGCGGCCTGGGCCTTGGCTTGAGCTTGGTCAAGGCCATCGCGCTGGCGCACGGCGGCCGGGTCGAGGTCGAGAGCGTGCCAGGTCAGGGCTCGACGTTCCTGCTCGCGGTACCATTACAGGTCCAAGACCCGAAGTGGGTCCCGGGGCGCAGGAGCCAGTGAACCCGACTCTGCGACCATGCCAAGGCGATCGCGGCCCCATCCACTGCTGTCAAGTCGCGACCACCTGCGCGCCTGCCTGTACGCCGAGAGCGTCCGCGACGGCACGAGCCTTGTTATCGTAAGCGGCTCACAGAATCCGGCCCCGGCTCTGCCGGGGATGCGTTAGTTCGACGTGATCGAGCAATGATGGGTGGCTGCGTCGCACGTCGCTCCCCGTGCAGCGCACCAGCAATCAGTGGCCACGTTGCAATACCCGGGGTTCGCGGTGACGGCAAGAACGCACGTTCCCGGCGTCGTGCTGTGGTTGCACACGTCGCCCCCGCAGAACTGGCCGCTGGAAAGACAATCGGTGTCCTTCATGCAGGGCCCGCTGGTGGTCAACGCCGTCCCGAAGTCCCCCGTCGCGCTGCTGAGATTCCCGCCGCCGGTCAGATTGCTGACGCGTCCGATCTTTTCGGCGTCCGTCTCGGCAAACCACAGGTTGTTGTCAGGTCCCGCGGTGATGCCCTCGACATCGGTGTTGGCCGTCGGGATGGGATACTCGGAGATACCGCCGGCCGGCGTGGAGCGGCCGATGGCGTTGAAACTCCCTGGCTCGGTGAACCACAGATTGCCATCCGGACCGGCCGCGATCCTGTAGGGCCTGGCGCCCGAAGGAATGCCAAATTCGGTGATCGTCCCCGTCGGTGTGATGCGACCGATGTTGTGAGCGTCATGCTCGGTGAACCACATGTTCCCGTCGGCGCCGGCGGTGATCGCTTGCGGGTTGCTGGCGGCAGTAGGAATGGGGAACTCGGTGACGACGCCCGCGGGCGTGACGCGCGCGATGTTGTTCCCGGTTTTCTCCGTCACCCAGAGATTGCCATCCGGACCGAGAGTGATGTCATTGGGCGTCCGGCCTTTTGCCGGCAGCGGATAATCCTTCGTTTGGCCGGTCATGGTGATGTTGCCAATTCGATCGACGTCCGGCTCGGTGAACCACATGTTCCCGTCAGGGCCTTTGATGATACCGCCGGTCTGTGCTCCTTGCGGCGCTCCGTATTCGGTGAACGTGCCCGACGGCAGCATCTTCCCGATCCCCTGCTGCTTG is part of the Polyangia bacterium genome and harbors:
- a CDS encoding HAMP domain-containing sensor histidine kinase; translation: MSSARNEPPNAPPASSAAPSPFRTLTFRLSLWYAATLLVALALLGGLALYAVHRAVVRDEDVVVHQRLERHTAVLDRMGLSGFEQAINAATALEGEPGAVRVQDSAGRTLFNHGDVESSAMVVSTSVSQDLRLEVASPADPWARIGGPVKAAVLALLIGCLLFGVVGSVILTRRALRPVAALTATAQAVVQSGDLSSRVDVSRGSGGELDQLALLVNRMLERNQTLVRTMREALDNVAHDLRTPLTRLRGIAEVALRADKPEQAPEALADCIEESDRALVMLRTLMDISEAEAGIMKLDRTQVDLHLIAAATIELYEQVADEAGVSVVLLPGDPVVTFADDNRLRQAAANLVDNAIKYTPRGGQVQLDTESDPNAHEVRLRVRDNGRGIPAEAISRIWDRLYRVDPSRTERGLGLGLSLVKAIALAHGGRVEVESVPGQGSTFLLAVPLQVQDPKWVPGRRSQ
- a CDS encoding response regulator transcription factor, whose protein sequence is MRLLLVEDDQKIGAFIEKGLQQEGHAVDWARTGPDGVAALVDGTAYEAAIVDVMLPVLSGLDLIRTVRRKRIATPIIILSARDAVADRVAGLDAGADDYLTKPFSFAELVARLNALIRRATNVRVGETRLSYGGVSLDLLSRQVTRDGAVVTLQAKELALLEYFLRNPERVLSKTMILQQLWDYSFDPQTNVVDVLVCRLRNKIDRGFQKTLIQTLRGVGYVLREK
- a CDS encoding VWA domain-containing protein, with the translated sequence MITFAHPHLLWLLLALPAIALLRSRRGRRAAVRYASVATARLVGRTTRARLGQLLPYLRFPAAALLIVALARPQIAHASTKIEASGVDMVLALDVSGSMQALDLKLDGQRVARLSVVKSVVSKFIAARPNDRMGVIAFAGQPFLVSPLTLDHDWLEKSLSRVSIGSGEDGTAIGSALAASVNRLRHSDAKSKIVVLLTDGMNNAGSVQPAMAAKAAAALGVKVYTIAVGAEGRAPIPVVDDAGRKRTVMGEVEVDEQTLRGIADATGGAFFRATDTDSLTAIYARIDSLEKTVRTMNRFEHREERFAWAAFPAMAFFLTELGLGATALRRVP
- a CDS encoding BatD family protein: MNNKPALSFSLVAALAVTIVAAPAWARSTTAATTNASASANGLRDPARAFIKMDLHLEKGTPGVSVGQSVPVTIRAFFLGGTGVTLNGRPTVASDALLLSDLTTDAKQSSVQIRGLPYTELTWNGILTAVKEGTAKTEIELPVQLSYREAPRARALPRPGASDPSAPAGDDDDQSAADPFASLLRQSPFASDPFFAQMFKGGDPFQGMFDDLAGTIRQRDVTLRDNAGTLTVAALPLHAPPGFSGAVGSFTISATLDNQALRVGEPATLTFIARGRGSFSRLSPAGLAPSDELNTYGVTSTFKPGATALTGEKVFTQTIVPRQGGALTVPAVALTYFDPTERRFVTRHSAPIAVAVRGSAGDHPAAIASTAPPTVEPAGTLKTPSLVVTAAVPDGAPSSLTPVIQTRWFWKLAAAMAIAAAALSVAGFAHGKGAFKTAGANRRVRRQVAAQGRRMKAAVDRGDAVALFTAARTAWQTRLGAAWGVPSQAIAAADVATRLGGRGDRICEVFERADRLTYAGGQSAGPDDLEHWQSQISDELGAWEATS
- a CDS encoding VWA domain-containing protein; this translates as MMHLQFAHPQWLWLGALGSAAVTLLLVRAARLRRRAASHLAGARFVTTVSGTRRLLKQTLLVLAVAAGFGALARPQAGFRWEQSQREGIDLMFAVDTSKSMLATDLRPDRLTRAKLAVSDLLREFPGERAGLIAFAGDAFVQAPMTIDHDIFGEALDALDTGIIARGGTNIAAPIRAAIQAMATEPDRRKLLVIVSDGEDLQGQGLAAAQEAAHAGLVIYTVGVGTPAGDLIPIIRDGQQQVMRDDAGQPVRSRLDEAMMRKLAETTGGAYAALGPSGRGLETLYRQYLAHLPRRTVAERLHKVYTERFQYPLALAIACLLLELVLSERRRTTRARGSTLKSLGSAAAAVAAFFLIGAAQPAQAATATSTPTPKATSSVSQYNDGTAAYRQKDFPAAERQFHGATRTTDLGVQADAYYDLGNARYRVGQGSLAKDRSATIDAWKNAVASYDGALALRPQDADARFNRELVSRRLAALEQQQKQDQKQNQKQSEQKQPQGAQNQPDQKNQSGQKKDKSAGKQPQQSSAGGGSSGQQNNGPGPEPKPAQKTGEQKNAAANAPQPQAGQPQAGQRQAGGPGVVSGQAGQPGEKDRAPAARREPGALSASEAEQLLNSVSGEMRHLPIASARRQQPNHDDSPLKDW